A segment of the Staphylococcus ratti genome:
GAAGCGAAACACTGTTCTATCGGTGAACAACAAATGATAGAAATCGCAAAAGCCTTAATGACAGATGCCAAAGTGATTGTCATGGACGAACCAACTGCTACACTCACAGACGCAGAAATTACAGAACTTTTCAAAATGATCCGTCTGTTAAAAGCGCAAGGCGTGGCATTCGTTTATATTTCACATCGAATGGCAGAAATATTCGAAATATCTGATGAAATTACAGTTATGCGTGATGGCTGCACGGTTTTTTATAAACCTACAAAAGAAACCGCTTACAAAGAAATTGTTAGAGCGATGGTTGGAAGAGACTTGGAAGACCAATATCCACAACGCCATTATGCCCCTCAAAATGTTGTTTTGAAAGTGTTGAACTTGAGTAATCCTAAACATCACATTAAAGATGTGGCATTCGAGTTGAGAGAAGGCGAAATTCTTGGTGTGAGTGGACTTATGGGCGCAGGTCGTACAGAAATGATGCGCAGCCTTTTTGGAGTGGATAATGGTGCGCATCACGTTGAAATCAATGGGAAACCGGTCACTATTAAAACGCCAGAGGATGCCAAGAAACACGGATTGGCGTTTATTACAGAAAATCGCAAAGATGAAGGACTTATTTTAGATTTTTCAATTCGTGACAATATGATTTTACCATCACTCAAAAGTTTTGCTAGCAATGGTTTTGTTAAAGAAAAAGAAGCCAATCAATTTGTCGATAAAATGCGTGAACGGCTCAATATTAAAACACCGCATCAGCGACGTGTGGCGACATTATCTGGTGGAAATCAACAAAAAGTGGTACTTGCAAAATGGATCGGTACGGCCCCGCGCATCATAATTTTTGATGAACCTACGCGAGGCATTGATGTTGGTGCAAAGCGCGAAATTTATCAATTGATGAATGAACTTACAGAACGCGGTGTCTCTATAATTATGATTTCATCGGAATTGCCCGAGGTGATTGGTATGAGTGATCGTGTAATGGTTGTACACGAAGGACGCATCGCTGGAGATTTAACCGGCAATCGTGTAACAGAAGAAAATATAATGACGCTCGCAACAGGAGGAACTTTAAATGAAACAGTTAACAGCTAAAACAGCACTATTTGAAAAGTTAATTCCATTTGTCGGACTCATCTTACTTGTAGTGATTATTAGTGTTTTAAACCCAGCATTTTTAGATTTATCAAATTTACTCAACTTGCTTAGACAAGTTTCCATTAATGGATTAATTGCATTCGGTATGACTTTCGTTATTTTAACGGGAGGTATCGATTTATCCGTCGGCTCGATACTTGCACTTTCTTCAGCATTTATTGCTTTAATGATTACGAGTGGTATAGATCCTATTATCGCCATTATTATTGGCGTTTTAGCTGGTGCGGTATTAGGTATGCTGAATGGTTTATTTGTAGCAAAAGGGAATATGGCACCTTTTATCGTTACACTTGCAACAATGACGATTTTTAGAGGGATTACGCTTGTCATTACAGACGGCAATCCGATAACAAATTTAGGTGACAGTTATTTATTTCAACTTTTTGGAAAAGGGTATTTGTTAGCCATTCCAGTGCCGGCGGTCACAATGACTATCGTGTTTATTGTACTTTTTATCATTTTACATAAAACAACATTTGGGCGTCACACTTACGCCATTGGTGGAAATGAAGTGGCAGCCAAAATATCAGGAATTAAAGTCAATCGCGTTAAAATTTTAATTTATGGTATTTCAGGATTTATGGCTGCATTAGCCGGAGCTATTTTGACGTCACGTTTAAACTCAGCACAACCGACTGCAGGGACAGCTTACGAATTAGACGCAATTGCTGCAGTAGTATTAGGAGGAACATCTTTAACAGGTGGAAAAGGACGTATTGTCGGTACACTTATCGGTGTGCTGATTATCGGTGTATTGAATAATGGATTGAACTTACTTGGCGTCTCTGCGTTCTATCAACAAGTGGTTAAAGGCGTTGTTATTTTAATCGCTGTGCTCATTGATCGTAAAAAATAATGGAAAGTAGGCGATATGAATGAAAAAGGCAGTCGTTTTCATACTGGCATGTATGGTCATCTTGGCAGGCTGTACATTAGAATCTCCTGTCAAAAAAGATAAAAGTGGAAAAACAAACAAAAGTAAGTCAGACATAACGATAGGGGTAAGCATTTCGACCTTAAATAATCCTTTCTTTGTGACGATTAAAAACAATATTGAAAAAGAAGCTAAAAAACAAGGAATGAAAGTAAAAGTCGTAGATGCACGTGATGATTCCGCTAAACAAACGAATGATATCGAAGACCTTGTACAACAACAAGTGGATTATTTAATTGTGAATCCTACAGATTCAAGTGCAATTTCAAGTTCGGTCCAATCAGCGAATTACGAAGGGATTCCAGTTATTACATTAGATCGTTCTGTTGACAAAGGTGATGTTGCGTCATTTATCGCTTCTGATAATATTGAAGGCGGTAAAATGGGCGGACAATTTATTGTGGACAAAGTAGGTAAAAATGCTAAAGTTGCAGAACTTGAAGGTGTTCCAGGTGCAAGCGCAACGCGTGAGCGTGGAAAAGGTTTTCATGAAATTGCTGATAAGCAACTCAATATTGTTTCTAAGCAAAGTGCGAAATTTGATCGAGCAGAAGGACTCAATGTCACACAAAATATGATACAAGCGCATCCAGATATTAAAGCGATTTTTGCACATAATGACGAAATGGCATTAGGAGCGATTGAAGCGATCGGTGATAAAGACATTACAGTAGTAGGATTTGATGGTAACGAGGATGCGATGAAAGCCATTCAAAACAAAAAGCTTGATGCTACGGTGGCGCAACAACCGCAATTGATGGGGAAAGCAGCCGTACAAACGATTTTAAAATTAATGGACGGCAAAAAAGTAGATAAAGAAATAAAAATACCGTTAAAACTAGAAACTCAAAAGTAATAAGGCATTTGAAATCATATTTTAAAAATAAATACACCAGATTTTCTCTTTTGAACGCAACAAACCCCTGACGCGACCAGACGTCAGGGGTATTATTGAGGGTTTTAAAATAGGTTGAACGTATCGGCTGTTACAACCGTATGTAACAATACCGCATGTTTAGGAGAACCATATGTGTGTATCGCTTTGTCGCAATAACCACCCTATTTAATTGACCTTGTATGGGTGAGGTGGATGTTATGTAGGGGACCCAACCTACCTCCAAGGCCTTCAGATTTGGACGACGAGCATGTGCATAATATTTCTGAATTACGATGCATTTTTGGAGGATGTAATGCCAGAAAAAAGCACAGCTCATACTTTTGAAGGGAAATGTGTTCAAAATGTAAGGGTATCATCTTGAACATCTTTAAGATAACACATATTTTTGTTCATGTAAAACAAAAAGTTAGGTTAACCTAAAAATATTTTTGTAAATGCTGGTGAATATCGGTTTGACGCTTTTTGTCCTAGTTGAAAAAATATACTTCAAAGTAAATAAGAGCCACTAAGTTAGATATAAGCATCATAAAAATACCATGATCTTATTTTAATAAAAAAGAAGTGAAATTGCTTATGAACTTTAATGAGTGTCTTCATCATTTCATATAAAATCTATTATGACACTGGTTTTGTGAAGCTTTTGTAAATATTATTAAGATTGTTTAAATTGCGAAAAACTAAACATCATTTTTGGTAGAATGGTTCTACTTGCATTTATAAGAAAGAGGAGTGTATCAAGTGGAACCACAATTTTTAAGTTTAGAAAAGCGGTTTCGCCCAGAAATTGAAGGGTTACGATTTATAGCAGCTTTACTTGTAGCCATTTATCATATTTGGTTAGGACGTGTATCTGGAGGTGTAGACGTCTTTTTTATTGTGTCCGGCTATCTTATTACAGCCTCTGTTATTTCTAAAATCAATAAAGATGGGTATTTATCATTAAAAAAATACTTTGGAGGTTTGCTTAAAAGGTTACTGCCTAACGTACTTGTAGTTTTAATAGTGGTAGGCGTGGCGACCTTTTTTATCGTTCCAGGATCGATTTATAGTAAAACCATTAAAGAACTTATTGCTTCTTTGTTTTATTATCAAAACTTACAACTCGCCTTTTCTAATACTGATTATTTAAATTCAGAACAAGCAAAAACGCCATTAGAACATTTTTGGGCAATGTCGATTCAAGGACAATTTTATATCGTATGGTTTTTGTTATTTACAATGATTGTACTCATTTGGAAAAAATTCCAAAAAATACATATTAAATCCGTTATTAACATTTTACTGATTCTCATATTTGTCAGTTCATTTATTTTCTCGATTATACAAACACATAATAATCAACCATTTGCTTATTTTAATCCGCTAGCACGTGTTTGGCAATTTGCGCTTGGTGGGTTAGTTTATCTGAATTTATTCCGTCTCAAAATTCCTAATATGATTTCAAATATATTAGGATGGTTAGGTTTAATAGGTCTTATTATGACTGGCATCATTTTTGATGTTTCTACGATGTTCCCAGGATATATTGCCTTATGGCCAATGACATGCGCAATATTCATCCTACTTTCAGGTAATCATCCTTCATCTTGGGGAGTTGAACGCTTACTTAGTCTACCTATACTTATGAAATTAGGCGGCATCTCTTTTGGTATTTATCTTTGGCATTGGGTGTTGTTGTCATTTTATAAATATACAATCGATCAACATATGTCTTTCATTATCGGATGTTTGATTATCTTTATGAGTATCGTTTTAAGTATGCTTTCAACATCTTTTATTGAAAAACCTTTACGTCAAACTAAAGGGAAAATATCGTTTATCCGAGTAGGGACTTTATTTGCTATTGCATTTTGTTTGATTAGTTTTAGCGTCGTGAATTACAAATGGATGGGTAACGCAAGTGTCAATAATCCACCTCCAAATCGTGAATTTCCTGGTGCAACAGCAGATGCACATTATAAAAATAAAGAGCACATATTACCGGATATTAGGAAAGTTACAGAAGACAAATCTGAAGCGTATAAAGATGGTGGAATGATTTATAAAGGGGCAGAGGTAAAGCCGTTAACTTATGGTCAAAAATCTAATTATAAGTACCATATTTTATTAGTGGGAGGTTCTCATTCAAGTCACTGGCTTGGAGCGCTTCAACAAATTGCTGAAAAAGAAAAAATAAAAATTACGCACCTAGGAAAAGCCAATGCACGTTTTACGTTGGGTAAACAAGATGCATTATCAGAAGCTTGGGTAAAGAATGCGAATCAATATATCGAAAAAAATAAAGAAGAATTTGATTTGGTTTTTACAACAGCAGATGTTGGGAATGCTAATGAACCGGAAGTGCCACAAGGCTTTATTGATGAATTTAAATATTTAAATCAACTGAATCTGCCTATTTTTGCAGTTCGGGACACCCCGAGATTGCAACAAAATGCCATTGAAACTTATGAACAAAATAAAAACTTTAGTGTGGATGTTTCTGCTCAACTTCCAGAAAAGAATTTTGATGAAATGGAAGCAACGGGAGCGAAAATTTATGATTATAATAACTATATAACGCCAAATAAAACATTTAGACCGATTAGAGGAAATGTAATCGTATATTTTGACTCCAATCATATGACAAATACATTTTCACGTACACTCGGTCCAGTTATTAAAGATGATTTATTGTATGAACTTAAACAGATTAAAGGCAATTAAGTGCCCACAGGAAACATAGCATTTTTGACGTGCATTTAAATTGAATACACTGGTAAGAAATATAAAGAGCAAACTTGTAGCTAGTGGCAAGTTTGCTCTTTATTGAATGTACAATGTTTTACATGTAAATTAAAAAGCCATTGTCATGTATAATAAAGAAAATAAAATTAAAGGGATGAGTCTCATGGAAACGATATATCTTGCTGGTGGATGTTTGTGGGGCGTTCAAGCTTATGTGAAGACGCTACCGGGTGTGATTAAAACAGAGGCTGGACGTGCAAATGGCCAAACATCTCGTTTAGATACACCGTATGATGGATATGTGGAATGTGTAAAAACCATTTTTGATCCACAGCATGTTTCGGTCGAAAGGTTAGTCGCTTACCTTTTTGAAGCGATTGATCCGTACGCAATTAATCATCAAGGTGAGGATAAGGGACCGAAATATCGTACCGGTGTTTACAGTGAAACGGAGGCGCATTTAAGCGCTGCGAGAGCTTACATAGAACAACGTGTTGATGCGGCACGTATTAAAGTAGAAGTTTGTCCATTAACGCAATATGTGCCAAGTGCACCAGAACATCAAGACCGTTTGGAACGTTTTCCGAATGATTATTGCCATATCCCTCAAACACTACTCAACCGATATCGACAAGGCCAATAATTGCTTTGACGGAGAGGGCGACAATGAGGACAAGTTATTGTCGACAATTCGCAACAATTTAAAGAAGCGGATTTTATTGAGAAAGTAAAAAAGTAGTAAAAATGTTTTAGCTACGTTACCGCGCGCGTACTGGAAAAGTGAAAAAAACAAGCGATATTAAAGCAGTCGATCAAACGTTAGAGCAAGTGTACCGTAACGTCTCCCAACATTTGGCGAAAGCGCGCAATGACAATAATATTTTGGAGATTGGCATGATCATTACGTCATATTTCACCCGTGTTCATAATAAAGCATTGCGTAAACCTAAGGCACAACAAGCGAATGAACAAATGCGACGAATGAAGCTGTATGCGGTATATACGCAACGCGAAGTTTGAGATGAAATGGTGTTGAACAGTGAAATTACTGAACAGGATATTGCGATAAGATTGCGTGAAGAAATTAGTTACAACGAAATATTGGCAGATAAATAAAACCACCTAAGATTCGATTGAGAGACTTAGGTGGTTTTTTAAAGCCGAACGTGTGCATGTGGAGTGGCTAGTGTACATCATTTTAGGAATGTATATATAAGTGTGTTAGATGGATTTTTATTCGATATACATGCAAAGTGTGAAAGAAAAAGAGGAAAATTACAATTTTCTGTGTATTTAAAATAGTGCATTTGCCCAATAATTCATGTAAAATAGAAAATGGCAATTAAGCACTTTATTGAATATTTATACAAAAAACTAAGGAGTACGCCATAATTTGAATTATAAAGATACGCATTTAGAACTTAATATAAAATTGACGCACTATTATACATATTTGATGGCTAAGAAAAAAGTCCCCTTTGAATGGCATTTTATGACACTATTAATGAAAGGGGTTTCATATACAAAGGGGTTGAAGTTATGAATACATATAGTAAGAAAGATATCCTTCGAGGACGCTTGAAATTTGTGATAATGTCTATAATCGGTATTTTCTTATTTTTATTACCTATTAACGTGACAAATGATGAAGGGAAAGAAGAAACAACACTCCCTATCGCATGGCTTGCGAATGAAATGAAAGATTTGATTGGTAGTGCGATGCCGATACTGATTTTAACCATTATTACAGTGTCAGGTATTATAACTATTTTGTGTAGTACGATTTATAAAAAAAGACTAGACCCAGAACGCCAACTTGCGAAAACATTTAGTGTGGGACCAGTATGGGTAATTGTACGTATACTCGCCGTAGTTTTCGCATGGTTGATTTATTTTAGAGCAGGTTCTGAAATGATTTACTCTTCTGAAACTGGCGACCTTGTGTTTAGTAGCTTGTTACCAACACTTGTAACGATTTTCTTCTTTGCTGGCTTATTTTTACCGTTTTTAATGTCTTACGGCTTGTTAGAATTTTTTGGGCCGATATTCAGACCGGTAATGCGTCCGTTATTTAAATTGCCAGGACGTTCAACAGTAATTAACCTCGCGTCATTTTTAGGAGATGGAACGATTGGGGTTATGATTGCAAGTGAGCAGTATAATCAAGGTTATTACACACGTCGTGAAGCAACTACGATTGCGACGATGTTTAGCGTCGTATCGATTACATTTGTAATTGTTATCGCAGAGACGATTCATTTATCTCAGCATTTTTATTATTTTTATCTTACGGTGATTGTAGCGTGTTTAGCATGTGCCATCATTTTGCCACGCTTATGGCCGTTAAACCGTGTACCAGATACATTTAAAAATAATCAAAAGCATGAAACGTTAAACGAAGAAAATCGCGGGAATAAAAACCCGGTAAGTTATGGATTTGAACAAGCAACAGTTCAAGGTATTAAAGCGCCAGGAGTGAAGCAATTTTTCAAAGATGGTGGTAAAACTGTAGTTGATATGTGGTTGGCTGTGCTTCCTGTAGTTATGACTATCGGTACAATTGCGACAATTTTAGCGACATATACGCCTATTTTTAGATTTTTAGGTTTACCATTCTTACCTATTTTTGAATTGCTTCAAATTCCTGGAGCTAAAGAAGCTTCGGAAACTGTACTTATTGGTTTTGCGGATATGTTTTTACCGTCATTACTTATTGAAAGTGTACCAGATGATTTAACGCGTTTTGTTGTAGGTGCGCTGAGTGTAAGTCAGTTGATTTATTTATCAGAAGTTGGCGGTGTAATTTTAGGTTCTAAAATTCCGGTAAGCTTACCAAAACTTTTTGCGATCTTTCTAATGCGTACGCTTATTGCATTACCGATTATCGCTTTAATGGGTCATTTATTATTTACATTTTAATCCGAGGTGTGCACCCAATACACCTATACGTATAAGAAGTGAGGTAATGCTTCTCATTTAAAAAATAGCGGTGAAGTCATTCTACGACGATAGAGTGACTCGCCGCTTTTTTTTAGTTAAAGTAGCAAATGATTGTGTCTTATTAATGAAAAGGATAGAAATTTCTAATGTGATGCACCAAAATAAAAGTTAAAGAGTTAGATGTGCACTTTTGCGGATTCTTTTATGCAATAGTTTGCACATCTATAAAAGGTGGAAACCGCTTACAATAAAAGAGTGGGAGGCATGAATTTGTTAAGTAATCGACAACATCAAATTTTGAAGCGTATTCTCAACATTCCCGAATTTGTGACTATCAATCAATTAGCAAAAGCATTCAATCTCTCAGAAAGAACGATTCAATATGACATTGAATATTTAGAGGCTATGGCCAAAACAATTGGATATCACATGGTGAGGCGTAAAGGTGAAGGGATCAAAGCGCTTTGTGATGACGTGAAAAGCATTGAAAATAAAATAGGCAACCTTCATTTTTCACAGTGTCATTTGACGAAAGAGGAACGGCAAACGCTATTAAAATTATTGTTGCTAGAACAAGATGTGCCGCTAAGCACCCAAGCTTTAGCAAATCATTTAAGTGTGAGTCGGCGTACGCTTGCGAGTGACATTAAAGCAATGACACATTGGTTTACTTCACATCATTTGGAACTGGCGTATGTCAATAACAAAGGTTTTGAAGTGAAAGGTAATGAAGCAGATTATCGTAAAACTTATGCGCAACTGTTGCACGAGTATTATGAAAATATGAATGGAATGCTTACTAAATACTTTGATGCTACCGCTGATTTAAAAACGATTCGTACGATAATCATTCAAGTGCTTAAACAAGAAAAGTACCCACTAGTTCAAACAGCGATTGAAGGGCTCGTATTACATATATTAATAGCGGTGAAGCGGATTAAACAAAACTATCCTTTATTAAGCGCTACGAACAGCCAAATTGAACAAAAGCATGAAAAACACTATCGTATTGCAACGTACATAAAACAAGAAATCGAAACACATTTTCACATCACTTTTCCTGTTTCAGAATTGGACTTGATAGCGCTGCATTTAATGGCATCCAAAAGCGCTATATTAAGTCCAGAGTGTGAACGAGAAGCAGCACTTAAGCGTACGATTCATACATTTGTAAACTGTATCAGTTCAGAAATGGGTATCGAATTTTTTACAGATCAACAGTTAATACAAGGACTAATGATTCATTTGTCACCAGCAATTTATCGTTTTCAACACCAACTCCATCAAGTCAATCCGCTGTATGACAATATTGTGGAAGAATACGGCGAGTTAATGCGTACGATTGAAAGGTATGTGACGCTATTTGAAGCGGATTACGAAGTTCAATTTAATGCGCACGAAATGAGTTATCTTGCGCTACATTTTGCTTCAAGTTTTGAAAGATTACGTAGTCGCAAAAATCAACGTTTGAAAGTAATTTTATTGTGTGGTTCAGGAGTAGGCACTTCTCAATTATTAAATGCCAAATTATCCAATGTATATCCAGAATTTGACATTATGGAAGCTTATTCAATTTATGAAATGAGTGAGGAAGCGTTAATCAATATGCAAGTAGATCTTGTGATTTCCACAGTGCCTACCTCATTTCAAATGATTCGAAGTGTCAATATTTCTCCTTTATTAACACAAAATGACATTTCAAAATTGAATCGTATTATTAATGCACAACGTGAGTCGAAAGTGAATCCTTCAACATCCCAATCTATGGCACTTAATGAGCTCCTAACCGATTCTCGTATTTTTGAAACGACGCGTGTGATATCGTTTGAAGAAGCGGTAGCTCAAACAGTCGCGCCTTTAGAACAAGAGGGGATTGTCACTGACGCATACAAAAATGAAATTATCGACAAATTAAATGACTTAGGACCTTATATGGTCATTGGGCCACATATTGCTTTGATTCACGGAAGTACAACTTACGTGAATGGCGTGGGAATGAGTTTAGGTTACTTTAAAAATGGTGTAACGTTTCATCATCGCAAATTCGATCCGGTGAAAGTGATTGTATGTCTCGCCACTGAAAATACAACAGTACATTTAAAAGCATTAAAGCAATTAAGTGAACGGCTATTTAATGAAGATTTGCGAAACAAATTGCTTAATGGACATATTTCAGAATTTAAAAATAATATCAACGCTATGGAGGAAGAGGTATCGTGGCTATAGAGTGGCTGACAAAAGACAAAATCATTGTGAAAGATTACGTGGACACTTGGGAAGAGGCGATTCAAATTGCGGCGCAACCCCTTGTATCACAAAAGTACATTGAAACAACTTATATAGATGCGATGATACAAAGTGTCCAAAATTTAGGGCCTTATATCGTTATTGCGCCTCAGGTGGCCATTGCGCATGCGAGGCCTAGCG
Coding sequences within it:
- a CDS encoding BglG family transcription antiterminator, which codes for MLSNRQHQILKRILNIPEFVTINQLAKAFNLSERTIQYDIEYLEAMAKTIGYHMVRRKGEGIKALCDDVKSIENKIGNLHFSQCHLTKEERQTLLKLLLLEQDVPLSTQALANHLSVSRRTLASDIKAMTHWFTSHHLELAYVNNKGFEVKGNEADYRKTYAQLLHEYYENMNGMLTKYFDATADLKTIRTIIIQVLKQEKYPLVQTAIEGLVLHILIAVKRIKQNYPLLSATNSQIEQKHEKHYRIATYIKQEIETHFHITFPVSELDLIALHLMASKSAILSPECEREAALKRTIHTFVNCISSEMGIEFFTDQQLIQGLMIHLSPAIYRFQHQLHQVNPLYDNIVEEYGELMRTIERYVTLFEADYEVQFNAHEMSYLALHFASSFERLRSRKNQRLKVILLCGSGVGTSQLLNAKLSNVYPEFDIMEAYSIYEMSEEALINMQVDLVISTVPTSFQMIRSVNISPLLTQNDISKLNRIINAQRESKVNPSTSQSMALNELLTDSRIFETTRVISFEEAVAQTVAPLEQEGIVTDAYKNEIIDKLNDLGPYMVIGPHIALIHGSTTYVNGVGMSLGYFKNGVTFHHRKFDPVKVIVCLATENTTVHLKALKQLSERLFNEDLRNKLLNGHISEFKNNINAMEEEVSWL
- a CDS encoding D-ribose ABC transporter substrate-binding protein; its protein translation is MKKAVVFILACMVILAGCTLESPVKKDKSGKTNKSKSDITIGVSISTLNNPFFVTIKNNIEKEAKKQGMKVKVVDARDDSAKQTNDIEDLVQQQVDYLIVNPTDSSAISSSVQSANYEGIPVITLDRSVDKGDVASFIASDNIEGGKMGGQFIVDKVGKNAKVAELEGVPGASATRERGKGFHEIADKQLNIVSKQSAKFDRAEGLNVTQNMIQAHPDIKAIFAHNDEMALGAIEAIGDKDITVVGFDGNEDAMKAIQNKKLDATVAQQPQLMGKAAVQTILKLMDGKKVDKEIKIPLKLETQK
- a CDS encoding acyltransferase family protein, which translates into the protein MEPQFLSLEKRFRPEIEGLRFIAALLVAIYHIWLGRVSGGVDVFFIVSGYLITASVISKINKDGYLSLKKYFGGLLKRLLPNVLVVLIVVGVATFFIVPGSIYSKTIKELIASLFYYQNLQLAFSNTDYLNSEQAKTPLEHFWAMSIQGQFYIVWFLLFTMIVLIWKKFQKIHIKSVINILLILIFVSSFIFSIIQTHNNQPFAYFNPLARVWQFALGGLVYLNLFRLKIPNMISNILGWLGLIGLIMTGIIFDVSTMFPGYIALWPMTCAIFILLSGNHPSSWGVERLLSLPILMKLGGISFGIYLWHWVLLSFYKYTIDQHMSFIIGCLIIFMSIVLSMLSTSFIEKPLRQTKGKISFIRVGTLFAIAFCLISFSVVNYKWMGNASVNNPPPNREFPGATADAHYKNKEHILPDIRKVTEDKSEAYKDGGMIYKGAEVKPLTYGQKSNYKYHILLVGGSHSSHWLGALQQIAEKEKIKITHLGKANARFTLGKQDALSEAWVKNANQYIEKNKEEFDLVFTTADVGNANEPEVPQGFIDEFKYLNQLNLPIFAVRDTPRLQQNAIETYEQNKNFSVDVSAQLPEKNFDEMEATGAKIYDYNNYITPNKTFRPIRGNVIVYFDSNHMTNTFSRTLGPVIKDDLLYELKQIKGN
- a CDS encoding ABC transporter permease subunit, translating into MKQLTAKTALFEKLIPFVGLILLVVIISVLNPAFLDLSNLLNLLRQVSINGLIAFGMTFVILTGGIDLSVGSILALSSAFIALMITSGIDPIIAIIIGVLAGAVLGMLNGLFVAKGNMAPFIVTLATMTIFRGITLVITDGNPITNLGDSYLFQLFGKGYLLAIPVPAVTMTIVFIVLFIILHKTTFGRHTYAIGGNEVAAKISGIKVNRVKILIYGISGFMAALAGAILTSRLNSAQPTAGTAYELDAIAAVVLGGTSLTGGKGRIVGTLIGVLIIGVLNNGLNLLGVSAFYQQVVKGVVILIAVLIDRKK
- a CDS encoding peptide-methionine (S)-S-oxide reductase, whose product is METIYLAGGCLWGVQAYVKTLPGVIKTEAGRANGQTSRLDTPYDGYVECVKTIFDPQHVSVERLVAYLFEAIDPYAINHQGEDKGPKYRTGVYSETEAHLSAARAYIEQRVDAARIKVEVCPLTQYVPSAPEHQDRLERFPNDYCHIPQTLLNRYRQGQ
- a CDS encoding YjiH family protein, translating into MNTYSKKDILRGRLKFVIMSIIGIFLFLLPINVTNDEGKEETTLPIAWLANEMKDLIGSAMPILILTIITVSGIITILCSTIYKKRLDPERQLAKTFSVGPVWVIVRILAVVFAWLIYFRAGSEMIYSSETGDLVFSSLLPTLVTIFFFAGLFLPFLMSYGLLEFFGPIFRPVMRPLFKLPGRSTVINLASFLGDGTIGVMIASEQYNQGYYTRREATTIATMFSVVSITFVIVIAETIHLSQHFYYFYLTVIVACLACAIILPRLWPLNRVPDTFKNNQKHETLNEENRGNKNPVSYGFEQATVQGIKAPGVKQFFKDGGKTVVDMWLAVLPVVMTIGTIATILATYTPIFRFLGLPFLPIFELLQIPGAKEASETVLIGFADMFLPSLLIESVPDDLTRFVVGALSVSQLIYLSEVGGVILGSKIPVSLPKLFAIFLMRTLIALPIIALMGHLLFTF
- a CDS encoding sugar ABC transporter ATP-binding protein; this encodes MITMRQIHKAFGENKVLQGVDFTLKPGTVHALMGENGAGKSTLMKILMGIHQKDEGDILFSGQPKAFNNPKEAEQEGLTFIHQELNIWPELTVLENMFIGKEIKNKFGMLKTAEMEKQAATTFEKLNFKIPLHKEAKHCSIGEQQMIEIAKALMTDAKVIVMDEPTATLTDAEITELFKMIRLLKAQGVAFVYISHRMAEIFEISDEITVMRDGCTVFYKPTKETAYKEIVRAMVGRDLEDQYPQRHYAPQNVVLKVLNLSNPKHHIKDVAFELREGEILGVSGLMGAGRTEMMRSLFGVDNGAHHVEINGKPVTIKTPEDAKKHGLAFITENRKDEGLILDFSIRDNMILPSLKSFASNGFVKEKEANQFVDKMRERLNIKTPHQRRVATLSGGNQQKVVLAKWIGTAPRIIIFDEPTRGIDVGAKREIYQLMNELTERGVSIIMISSELPEVIGMSDRVMVVHEGRIAGDLTGNRVTEENIMTLATGGTLNETVNS